The Candidatus Rokuibacteriota bacterium genomic sequence GGAGCGGGTCCCCACGCCCATCGTGATGGTGAGCGCCAGCACGAGCCGGGAGGAGGTGGCGATGACCTTTGAGGCGCTGAAGGCCGGGGCCCTGACAGTGGTGGACAAGCCCGGGGGGCCGGATCACCCGAAGCACGCTGAGAGCGCGCGACGCCTCGTCGAGACGGTCAGGCTGATGGCGGACGTGAAGGTGGTCAGGCGATGGCCGAGGCGTGAACGCCCGGCGCTGCCCTCCGTGCTTCCCGCAAAACCCGACAGGAAGATGAGGCTCATCGCCATCGGCGCTTCTACCGGTGGGCCTCAGGTCGTCGCTGAGATTCTCTCAAGGCTACCCCGCGACCTGGGGGTCCCGATCCTCGTCGTTCAACACATCGCGCCGGGTTTCACCGAAGGCCTGGCCGAATGGCTCGGCCAGGGAGCCAGGCTCATGGTGAAGCTGGCCGAGCCCGGTGAGTCGATCCGCCCGGGCACGGTGTACCTCGCCCGGGACGGCTTCCAGATGGGGATCACGAAGGATGGGCGGATCCGCCTGACGAAAGAGCCGATGGAAGACGGCTTCTGCCCGTCGGCCTCCTATCTCTTCCAATCGGTGGCCGAAGCGTATGGCCGGTCAGCAATCGGCATCCTCCTGACCGGGATGGGGCGGGACGGCGCGGCGGGGCTCAAGAAGCTCCGGGAGGTGGGCGGAGTAACCGTCGCCCAGGACGAG encodes the following:
- the cheB gene encoding chemotaxis-specific protein-glutamate methyltransferase CheB, which produces MIRVLVADDSATVREYLAYLLGEDPALEVVGTARDGREAVEQAERLKPDIIVMDVHMPRLNGFEATRQIMERVPTPIVMVSASTSREEVAMTFEALKAGALTVVDKPGGPDHPKHAESARRLVETVRLMADVKVVRRWPRRERPALPSVLPAKPDRKMRLIAIGASTGGPQVVAEILSRLPRDLGVPILVVQHIAPGFTEGLAEWLGQGARLMVKLAEPGESIRPGTVYLARDGFQMGITKDGRIRLTKEPMEDGFCPSASYLFQSVAEAYGRSAIGILLTGMGRDGAAGLKKLREVGGVTVAQDEESSVIFGMPGEAVRLGAAQHVLSPEEISVMIRSLVTAG